A window of Phyllobacterium sp. T1293 contains these coding sequences:
- a CDS encoding tellurite resistance TerB family protein — MSESIFDRITAFLGSKSAVQKVADDPVLTAELLLLLHVALADGKTEKSEYAAILRIASTDFGISPDEFSEVAEYLKDFGYETSSEQAALAFADVPFERKVMLLRHLLAIANADDDLDPKEANLIRRTADLLGVTPEELHKSH; from the coding sequence ATGAGCGAAAGCATTTTTGATCGCATCACCGCATTTCTCGGCAGCAAGAGCGCCGTGCAGAAAGTGGCCGATGATCCGGTTCTGACAGCCGAACTGCTGCTCCTGCTGCATGTGGCGCTGGCTGACGGCAAAACAGAGAAATCGGAATATGCTGCGATCCTGCGCATTGCTTCCACTGATTTCGGCATTTCGCCAGATGAGTTCAGCGAAGTTGCCGAATATCTCAAGGATTTCGGCTATGAGACATCAAGTGAACAGGCAGCGTTGGCTTTTGCCGACGTGCCCTTTGAGCGCAAGGTGATGTTGCTGCGTCATCTCCTCGCCATCGCCAATGCGGATGATGATCTTGATCCGAAGGAAGCCAATCTCATCCGCCGGACGGCGGACCTGCTCGGGGTGACGCCGGAAGAGCTGCACAAGTCCCATTGA
- a CDS encoding cobalamin biosynthesis protein: MSDIGYMLGVGCERGCDPLELLALAEMVLKTASIDSGDLAGIYSIDARAGETAIIQLAERWGLPFHCFDAATLEQQTPRLANPSQRVFELTGSHGIAEAAALAAAGPAGKLVIGKMKSAHATAALAARKT, from the coding sequence ATGTCAGACATTGGTTACATGCTTGGCGTGGGCTGTGAGCGGGGATGCGATCCGCTGGAGCTTCTGGCCCTTGCCGAGATGGTTTTGAAAACGGCCAGTATAGATTCTGGTGATCTGGCAGGCATTTATTCAATTGACGCGCGTGCTGGCGAGACAGCAATCATTCAGCTGGCGGAGCGCTGGGGGTTGCCCTTTCATTGTTTTGACGCTGCAACGCTGGAGCAGCAAACGCCACGGCTTGCCAACCCGTCGCAACGAGTGTTCGAGCTGACGGGCAGTCATGGTATAGCAGAAGCCGCTGCACTCGCTGCCGCTGGCCCGGCTGGCAAACTGGTGATCGGCAAGATGAAATCTGCCCATGCAACGGCTGCATTGGCGGCAAGAAAGACATAG
- the cobM gene encoding precorrin-4 C(11)-methyltransferase → MTVHFIGAGPGAPDLITVRGLKLIQSCPVCLYAGSLVPPEMVAEVPEGARVVDTSSLTLDEIIAEFERAHAEGKDVARVHSGDPSIYGAVAEQMRRLDALGIEYDVTPGVPAFAAAAAALKKELTVPEVCQTIVLTRTSMKSSAMPEGEDLATLGKSGATLVIHLSIRNLTKIETELTPLYGADCPVIVAYRVGWPDEQFIHGTLADIAGKVRETGLTRSAMIFVGKGLSADAFRDSALYHKDHSHTLRSRSE, encoded by the coding sequence ATGACCGTTCATTTCATTGGCGCCGGTCCCGGCGCGCCCGATCTTATCACCGTGCGCGGTTTGAAGCTGATTCAGTCCTGCCCGGTCTGTCTTTATGCGGGCTCGCTGGTGCCGCCGGAAATGGTTGCCGAAGTGCCTGAGGGTGCGCGGGTTGTCGATACGTCGTCACTGACGCTCGACGAGATCATTGCCGAGTTTGAACGGGCACATGCGGAAGGCAAGGATGTGGCGCGGGTGCATTCCGGCGATCCGTCGATCTATGGCGCGGTGGCCGAACAGATGCGGCGGCTCGATGCGCTTGGCATTGAGTATGATGTGACGCCGGGTGTTCCAGCCTTTGCGGCTGCTGCCGCAGCGCTGAAAAAGGAACTGACGGTTCCCGAGGTCTGCCAGACCATTGTTCTCACGCGCACATCGATGAAATCATCAGCCATGCCTGAAGGTGAGGATCTGGCGACGCTCGGTAAATCCGGCGCAACGCTGGTCATTCATCTTTCCATCCGCAACCTGACCAAGATCGAGACGGAGCTGACACCGCTTTATGGTGCCGATTGCCCTGTGATCGTGGCCTACCGGGTTGGCTGGCCGGATGAACAATTCATCCATGGAACGCTTGCCGATATTGCGGGCAAGGTGAGGGAAACGGGCCTGACCCGCTCAGCGATGATCTTTGTCGGCAAGGGCCTGTCAGCCGATGCATTTCGCGATTCCGCGCTTTATCACAAGGATCACAGCCACACTCTGCGCTCACGGTCTGAGTGA